CTTTACCAAGTCCATGGTGGCCATCGTGAGCCCTGCCCCGTTCCCTATTATGCCTACGTCCCCCTCCAGTTCCACGTAGGAGTCCGGAGAATAGCTCCTGCCTAGTTCCTTGAGCAAGTTCTCGTGCTTGTAGAGGGCGTTGTCATCTAGGATGACCTTTGAGTCCAGAGCTACCAGCCCGGAACCCGTGACAGCCAAAGGGTTTATTTCAGCTAGCTCGGCGTTGTAGTCCACCACCAGGGAGTAGAGACCCTTGATCACTGCGTCAAGCCCCTTAACCTCCAAGTACTTTTCAAAGGCGATAACGTCGTAGGGCATTACTCCCCTTTCCATTGGGATGACTCTCTTACACAGGTCCTTTGAGCTCTCCACGTCCACTCCTCCGTGCCTTGAGGCTATCACCATTGGCTCCCCAGAGTCCCTGTCCATCAACGCTGAGACGTAGACCTCCCTCTCGTGTGGGACGAATTCCTCCACTAGGACTTTCTCTACTCCCTCCCTTTTCAGCTCGTCTATGGCAGAGTTGACGTCGTCGGTTACCTTAACCAACCCCCTCTTTCCCCTAGAGCCCTCAAGCACTTGGGCCTTGACTACTGCAGTTCCCTTCCACTCCACGTGCCCTGTTGTCAAAACCCCCCTAGGAACTTTTATACCTACGCGGGAAAACAGATACTTACCTTCAAATTCATAAAGTTTCATAAATTAATATATTTGCACAAACCCTTAAAAACGCATCCCTCGCACTTTGGAGAGGTAAGCCTACAGAAGGCCTTTCCCACGCTTACCATTCCCGCGTGAAAGAGCTTATAGTAGTACAGATCCCTTAGTAGGAACTTCTCTGCTTCCTCCTTCGCTTCCCTCTTCCTCATTTCCTTGCCCAAGACCCTTCCCAGTACCCTCCTCAAGTACTCGGTCTGAGGTAGGACTAAGTTGTTCCCGGCAAATAGTAGGAGGGAATCTGCAGTCTCCTCGCCAACTCCCTCCATTGAGAGCAAGAGCTCCCTGTTTTCTACCTTTAGGAGTTTCTGCAGACCCCCAAACTCCTTGACCTTAATGGAGAACTTAGTGAGCCTTATTGCCTTCGTCCTGTGGAAGTTCACGGCCTTGATCAACTCGTCCAGTTCCTCAAGGGAAAGGGAGGAGATGTCCTCTACCTTATGTATCCCCCTCGCCTCTAGCCTCTCAATTACCCTCTTTACAGTCTCCCACTTCGTCATTTGAACAAGGAAGGCAGATATGGCTATCTTATCTGGGGTATCTAGGCCCCCCCACCACTTGTACGACGTTGCGTCTCCCACGATCCAACCCATCTTGACCAAGAGTCCCTTGTTCTCCTCTAGAATCTCAAGAAGTCTCACTTAGGACCACTTTTGCCAGCTTTCCAGTGCCCGGTGTAAACGACTTTGGCTTAGTAGGCCTCTCCAAGAACTCCAGCAAATCCTCGTTACTTCTCCAGAAGACGGGGTCTGGGAGAAACCTGGCTCCCAAGATCTTGGCGTACAGCTCCACGTCCTTCTCTGTGGTGGCCTTAACTAGACTGCTGTTGTAGACTATTGCCGTTGGCTTGCCATACATAACTACTGCCTCCATGGCCGTCTTCCCCTGATGGGTTAGCACAAGAGAGGCGTTTGCTATGTACCTCTCTAGGTCTGGGTCAAAGGAGAAGACCCTCCACCCTTCCCTCTTGTACTTGCTTGGGTCCACCTTTCCCGTCTGCATGACCACGTTCTTCACGCCCAGTTCAGCCACTTTGTCGAACAGCCTAAGGAACCCCTCTGTACCAGCCGTGACCAGAACATAACCCTCGTCCCTTGACTCGTACTTCGGCTTCTCCACTATTGGCCCAACCACTAGGCCGTTCTTGTAAAGGTCCTTCTGCTCCTCCCAGTGCAAGAACACTGCCTTAGAGTACTTGGATATCACGCTCACTGCCTTACCCCTGGTCACTATCCTGTCCTGGCTCTCGATGGCAAAGACCTTAGCCCCCTTCAAGAACTGGAAGAAGGAAGGGAACAAGGAATGGTTAGACCCAGTGGCTACCACCACCTTATACTTCCTTATCCTTGAGCTCAAGGCGAAGGACTTTAACAACTTCAACGCCGAAAAGGAGTTGGGCTCTATGCCTTTCTCCACCTCGTAGATCTTCTCCGCGTAGGGGGAGAGGACTTTCCTGCTGTTCTCGTCGCCCTTGGGGATGACGAAGTCAACCCTTTGCTCCAAGTACTGCGCTACCGCCCTCGCAAAACCCGTGTGCCCCCCTCCGC
The Candidatus Aramenus sp. CH1 DNA segment above includes these coding regions:
- a CDS encoding succinate--CoA ligase subunit beta is translated as MKLYEFEGKYLFSRVGIKVPRGVLTTGHVEWKGTAVVKAQVLEGSRGKRGLVKVTDDVNSAIDELKREGVEKVLVEEFVPHEREVYVSALMDRDSGEPMVIASRHGGVDVESSKDLCKRVIPMERGVMPYDVIAFEKYLEVKGLDAVIKGLYSLVVDYNAELAEINPLAVTGSGLVALDSKVILDDNALYKHENLLKELGRSYSPDSYVELEGDVGIIGNGAGLTMATMDLVKLLGGNPADFMDVGGGADAERVRYCVEKVGSNPRVKKMIINIYGGITRCDDVARGIVEAYSKVNKPIFVRLVGTNEEEGWKILQGHGIKVYNNALDAVRDALR
- a CDS encoding endonuclease III domain-containing protein; this encodes MRLLEILEENKGLLVKMGWIVGDATSYKWWGGLDTPDKIAISAFLVQMTKWETVKRVIERLEARGIHKVEDISSLSLEELDELIKAVNFHRTKAIRLTKFSIKVKEFGGLQKLLKVENRELLLSMEGVGEETADSLLLFAGNNLVLPQTEYLRRVLGRVLGKEMRKREAKEEAEKFLLRDLYYYKLFHAGMVSVGKAFCRLTSPKCEGCVFKGLCKYINL
- a CDS encoding polysaccharide biosynthesis protein, translating into MADILIIASGGGHTGFARAVAQYLEQRVDFVIPKGDENSRKVLSPYAEKIYEVEKGIEPNSFSALKLLKSFALSSRIRKYKVVVATGSNHSLFPSFFQFLKGAKVFAIESQDRIVTRGKAVSVISKYSKAVFLHWEEQKDLYKNGLVVGPIVEKPKYESRDEGYVLVTAGTEGFLRLFDKVAELGVKNVVMQTGKVDPSKYKREGWRVFSFDPDLERYIANASLVLTHQGKTAMEAVVMYGKPTAIVYNSSLVKATTEKDVELYAKILGARFLPDPVFWRSNEDLLEFLERPTKPKSFTPGTGKLAKVVLSETS